From the genome of Halictus rubicundus isolate RS-2024b chromosome 2, iyHalRubi1_principal, whole genome shotgun sequence, one region includes:
- the LOC143362406 gene encoding uncharacterized protein LOC143362406, with amino-acid sequence MQNKRNVNKPMRQLAPPKVSPKRRLDRPADLQASQLMSLLSDNNAQLVNRTIMIPIPPEDAKALSLRIPESENTSVGSNSSSYRNSALSSGSKIAGKRSNDTNRSNKVLRHPRNVEVVKPMTKLQGLKENEASEREQATKKLSSFQARLKKGLKKISYRKANQIDDLEDTPECSYKGDLSCVLNGSNRPSIGSKLKKNLPNCQEDKADKLKKESGSMSMRQLFNIADSWSTDSIFSHSDSCPCCHTREVRHSHATDFVDDI; translated from the coding sequence ATGCAGAACAAACGTAACGTTAACAAGCCAATGAGGCAATTGGCACCTCCAAAGGTGTCTCCAAAACGAAGGTTAGATCGGCCAGCCGATCTGCAAGCTTCGCAATTAATGTCCCTGCTGTCTGACAACAATGCTCAATTAGTGAACCGCACGATAATGATTCCAATCCCTCCAGAAGACGCAAAAGCACTTTCTCTGCGGATACCGGAATCTGAAAACACCTCGGTCGGGTCGAATTCATCCTCCTACAGAAATTCCGCTCTTTCGTCCGGTTCCAAGATCGCTGGGAAAAGATCGAACGATACTAATCGCTCGAACAAGGTCCTCAGACACCCCCGAAATGTGGAGGTGGTCAAGCCAATGACGAAGCTTCAGGGCTTAAAAGAGAATGAAGCCAGTGAACGAGAGCAAGCAACGAAAAAGCTTAGCAGTTTCCAGGCAAGATTGAAAAAAGGCTTGAAGAAAATATCCTACAGAAAAGCAAATCAGATAGACGACTTGGAGGACACGCCCGAATGTTCGTACAAAGGAGACCTCTCATGTGTATTGAACGGAAGCAATCGGCCATCGATCGGTAGCAAGTTGAAGAAAAATCTGCCGAACTGTCAGGAAGACAAAGCGGACAAGCTTAAGAAAGAATCGGGCTCGATGTCCATGAGGCAATTGTTCAACATCGCTGACTCGTGGAGCACCGATTCTATATTCAGTCACTCCGATAGTTGTCCTTGCTGTCATACTCGAGAAGTTCGCCATTCTCACGCCACTGACTTCGTTGATGATATATGA